One genomic segment of Alicycliphilus denitrificans K601 includes these proteins:
- a CDS encoding DUF3141 domain-containing protein, whose amino-acid sequence MKIPTSPQKPRTSQRTTAVGKEAAVQWTHRQTKDLPPTVLDHSEELLKPAPQDASSGMKRAAEAPSAQDYFDYQRDFFERTILFWDTLRQRANNMLEHERAGLPPLLDFKYETLLDARSFERSVNYALLRITEIDGHCWEDCVDSDKPPVIIVDPRAGHGPGIGGFKRDSEVGMAMREGHPVYFVIFFPEPALGQTLADVLHVLRRFVEEVALRHPGNPPVLYGNCQAGWAVTLLSADCAGLVGPVVLNGSPLSYWAGESGVNPMRLSGGLLGGSWLAHLTADLGNGRFDGAWLAQNFENLKPEKAIWEKYAQLFTNVDSEQARFLEFERWWNGFYFLSREEILAIVENLFIGNQLEQGVFQICLGCTADLRRIKNPIVIFASYGDNITPPHQALGWIPAVYSDTEDLKRAGQRIVYLTNRHVGHLGIFVSAGVARLEHRAILESLAEIEALAPGLYEMKIDNPSGNPDCHKPTYSIRFESRQVEDLKTDYPQEAFERVKQVSTFNEALYRAFVSPWAQALSTPWTAEVLKWLHPMRSSRYLFSETLNPWMKGVSLLAEPLARSRQPLAQHHPLIEREREAAEQVTHALGRLREGRDAAVEQAFRLMFQRPD is encoded by the coding sequence ATGAAAATCCCCACGTCACCACAAAAGCCTCGGACCTCTCAACGCACCACGGCGGTGGGTAAGGAAGCAGCGGTGCAATGGACGCACCGCCAGACAAAGGATCTACCACCGACCGTCTTGGATCATTCCGAGGAGTTGTTGAAGCCTGCGCCACAGGATGCGTCTAGTGGCATGAAAAGAGCAGCTGAAGCACCTTCGGCGCAGGACTATTTCGATTACCAGCGCGACTTCTTCGAACGCACCATTCTGTTCTGGGACACGCTTCGCCAGCGCGCGAACAACATGCTGGAGCACGAGCGAGCCGGATTGCCGCCGCTTCTGGACTTCAAGTATGAAACGCTGTTGGACGCGCGCAGCTTCGAACGGTCCGTCAACTATGCACTGCTGCGCATCACGGAAATCGACGGGCATTGCTGGGAAGACTGCGTCGACTCTGACAAACCGCCGGTCATCATCGTCGATCCACGCGCCGGGCATGGCCCCGGCATTGGCGGCTTCAAGCGCGACTCCGAAGTCGGGATGGCCATGCGCGAAGGCCATCCGGTTTATTTCGTGATTTTCTTTCCAGAGCCGGCTTTGGGGCAGACCTTGGCAGACGTGTTGCATGTGCTGCGGCGTTTCGTCGAAGAGGTCGCATTACGCCATCCTGGCAATCCTCCTGTTCTTTATGGCAACTGCCAGGCCGGGTGGGCGGTGACGCTGCTGTCCGCAGACTGCGCCGGTCTGGTCGGACCGGTGGTGCTCAATGGCTCACCTTTGTCGTATTGGGCGGGCGAGTCCGGTGTCAATCCGATGCGTCTTTCCGGAGGTCTCCTTGGCGGCAGCTGGTTGGCGCATCTGACGGCCGACCTGGGCAATGGCCGGTTTGACGGGGCCTGGCTAGCGCAGAATTTCGAGAACCTCAAGCCCGAAAAGGCCATTTGGGAGAAGTACGCCCAACTCTTCACCAACGTTGACAGCGAGCAGGCGCGCTTTCTGGAGTTCGAACGCTGGTGGAACGGTTTTTATTTCCTGAGCCGAGAAGAGATTCTCGCGATCGTTGAGAATTTGTTCATCGGCAACCAGCTTGAGCAGGGTGTTTTCCAGATTTGCTTGGGTTGTACTGCTGACCTGAGGCGGATCAAGAATCCAATCGTCATCTTTGCATCTTACGGCGACAACATCACGCCACCGCACCAGGCGCTTGGGTGGATCCCCGCTGTCTATAGTGACACCGAGGATCTCAAGCGGGCAGGGCAGCGAATCGTTTACCTCACGAACCGGCATGTCGGCCATCTAGGCATTTTTGTCTCTGCTGGGGTGGCTCGTCTGGAGCACCGGGCGATCCTGGAGAGCCTGGCTGAGATTGAGGCGCTGGCACCGGGCCTCTATGAGATGAAGATCGACAACCCGTCCGGGAACCCGGACTGCCATAAGCCCACTTACAGCATTCGCTTTGAATCCCGTCAGGTTGAAGACCTGAAAACGGATTACCCGCAAGAAGCTTTTGAGCGCGTGAAACAGGTCTCGACATTCAACGAGGCGCTTTACCGCGCATTCGTCAGTCCCTGGGCGCAAGCGTTGTCCACGCCCTGGACCGCCGAAGTGCTCAAGTGGCTCCATCCAATGCGCAGCAGTAGGTATTTGTTTTCAGAAACACTTAATCCGTGGATGAAAGGGGTCAGTCTGTTGGCCGAACCCCTCGCCAGGAGCCGACAGCCGCTTGCGCAGCATCACCCATTGATCGAGCGTGAGCGTGAAGCTGCAGAACAAGTAACTCATGCGCTGGGACGACTGCGTGAAGGCCGCGACGCTGCGGTTGAGCAAGCGTTTCGTCTGATGTTTCAACGCCCTGACTAG
- a CDS encoding DUF2933 domain-containing protein, whose translation MDQPDNDSHSPSFWRRPAGMALATAALIAGFYLLREHWGHVLGYWPYLLLLACPLMHLMHGHGGHGGHGNHAQPQRRTNNNKE comes from the coding sequence ATGGATCAGCCTGACAACGACTCTCATTCGCCTTCGTTCTGGCGCCGCCCAGCCGGCATGGCGCTGGCTACGGCTGCCTTGATCGCCGGTTTTTACCTGCTGCGAGAGCACTGGGGTCATGTTTTGGGCTATTGGCCCTACCTGTTGCTCCTCGCCTGTCCGCTAATGCACCTGATGCACGGCCACGGCGGCCATGGTGGGCACGGCAACCATGCGCAGCCGCAACGGCGCACCAACAACAACAAGGAATAA
- a CDS encoding heavy metal translocating P-type ATPase: MDMHAHHHHGSHPPAEPASPKDLKDPVCGMTVTEHSEHKLTHEGRPYYFCSAKCQGKFAANPLQYLVSTAPEDTAPEPAGTIYTCPMHPEVRQDHPGICPKCGMTLEPIIPLDEEDNHELKDFQHRFWWTLPFTVIVTVLAMFGHRLGWFDMNVQTWVELALSLPVVLWTGWPFFVRGWQSLVHRSPNMWTLIALGTGAAFLYSLVATVAPGVFPDSFISMGRVAVYYEAAVVIISLTMLGQIIELKARSQTSAAIKALLGLAPKTARRINADGSEEDVPLNHVHVGDLLRIRPGEKVPVDGVVTEGSSAVDESMLTGEPVPVTKRLGDNVIGATMNTSGALVMRSEKVGAATMLSQIVQMVANAQRSKAPMQRMADVVAGKFVVVVVLIAIATFFVWGWFGPEPSWVFGLINAVAVLIIACPCALGLATPMSVMVATGRAATQGVLFRDAGAIEKMREVDTLIVDKTGTLTEGKPAFDTAVAAPGYTADEVLRLAASLDQGSEHPLAEAIVSAARAKGLELIKPLDFESGSGIGVRGIVDGKHLVLGNTALMQQEGVATDALKVDGERLRSEGASVMHLAVDRQLAGILAVTDPIKATTLEAIKTLHASGLRIVMATGDGLTTAKAVSAKLGIDEVHGEVKPADKLALVERLQKEGHIVAMAGDGINDAPALAKADVGVAMGTGTDVAMNSGQITLVKGDLRGITAARDISIDTVRNMRQNLLFAFVYNGIGVPIAAGVLYPFTGWLLSPLIAALAMSLSSASVIFNALRLRRGKK; this comes from the coding sequence ATGGACATGCATGCACACCACCATCACGGCAGTCACCCCCCTGCCGAGCCAGCCTCGCCAAAGGATCTAAAGGATCCGGTGTGCGGCATGACCGTTACGGAGCATTCTGAACACAAATTGACGCACGAAGGGCGGCCCTACTATTTCTGTAGCGCCAAGTGCCAAGGCAAGTTCGCAGCGAACCCACTGCAATACCTTGTATCTACTGCACCCGAGGACACCGCGCCAGAGCCGGCCGGCACCATCTACACCTGCCCTATGCACCCCGAGGTGCGGCAGGATCATCCTGGAATCTGTCCCAAGTGCGGCATGACATTGGAGCCAATCATTCCTCTGGACGAGGAAGACAACCATGAGTTAAAGGATTTTCAGCATCGCTTCTGGTGGACACTGCCATTCACAGTCATCGTTACTGTTCTTGCAATGTTCGGCCATCGTCTCGGGTGGTTTGACATGAACGTTCAAACCTGGGTCGAACTGGCGCTGTCCTTACCCGTCGTGTTGTGGACGGGTTGGCCCTTCTTCGTACGCGGTTGGCAGTCTCTTGTCCATCGCAGCCCCAACATGTGGACCTTGATCGCTCTGGGAACGGGCGCGGCCTTTCTCTACAGCCTCGTGGCTACCGTGGCGCCGGGCGTGTTCCCAGATTCATTCATTTCCATGGGTCGCGTGGCTGTTTACTATGAGGCGGCAGTGGTCATCATCTCGCTGACCATGCTGGGCCAGATCATCGAGTTGAAGGCCCGTTCGCAAACTTCTGCGGCGATCAAGGCGCTGCTCGGTTTGGCACCCAAGACCGCTCGCCGCATCAATGCGGATGGCAGCGAAGAGGACGTGCCGCTGAACCATGTTCACGTCGGGGATCTGCTGCGCATTCGTCCCGGCGAGAAAGTGCCGGTCGACGGCGTTGTGACCGAAGGCAGCAGTGCGGTCGATGAATCCATGCTTACTGGCGAGCCTGTGCCGGTGACCAAACGGCTTGGTGACAATGTGATTGGCGCCACGATGAACACCAGTGGCGCCTTGGTGATGCGCTCCGAAAAAGTCGGTGCGGCCACCATGCTGTCGCAGATTGTTCAGATGGTGGCCAATGCCCAGCGCTCGAAGGCGCCCATGCAGCGCATGGCGGATGTGGTGGCAGGCAAATTTGTGGTCGTGGTGGTGCTCATCGCCATTGCCACCTTCTTTGTCTGGGGTTGGTTCGGTCCGGAACCTAGCTGGGTGTTTGGCTTGATCAACGCAGTGGCCGTGCTGATCATCGCTTGCCCCTGTGCGCTGGGGCTGGCCACGCCGATGTCGGTGATGGTGGCCACAGGGCGTGCCGCGACACAGGGGGTGCTGTTCCGCGATGCTGGCGCCATCGAGAAAATGCGCGAGGTGGACACGCTGATAGTGGACAAGACAGGAACTTTGACCGAAGGTAAGCCCGCTTTCGACACCGCAGTTGCCGCACCCGGCTATACAGCGGACGAAGTACTGCGCCTTGCGGCCAGTTTGGACCAAGGCAGCGAGCATCCTTTGGCAGAGGCCATCGTCAGCGCAGCACGCGCCAAGGGCCTGGAACTGATCAAGCCGCTAGATTTCGAATCCGGCAGCGGCATTGGCGTGCGCGGCATCGTCGATGGGAAGCATCTGGTGCTGGGCAACACCGCATTGATGCAGCAGGAGGGCGTGGCCACTGATGCGCTCAAGGTAGATGGCGAGCGTCTGCGCAGTGAAGGCGCCAGCGTGATGCATCTGGCCGTGGACAGACAACTGGCTGGCATCCTGGCCGTGACCGATCCCATCAAGGCCACCACCTTGGAAGCCATTAAGACTTTGCACGCCAGCGGTTTGCGCATCGTGATGGCAACTGGCGATGGTCTGACCACCGCCAAGGCCGTGAGTGCAAAACTGGGCATCGACGAGGTGCATGGCGAAGTCAAGCCCGCAGACAAGCTGGCGCTCGTGGAACGGCTCCAGAAAGAGGGCCACATTGTCGCCATGGCCGGCGATGGCATCAACGATGCGCCTGCGTTGGCAAAGGCCGATGTCGGCGTGGCCATGGGCACGGGGACCGATGTGGCCATGAACAGCGGCCAGATCACGCTGGTCAAAGGCGATTTGCGCGGCATCACCGCCGCACGCGACATCTCTATCGACACCGTCCGAAACATGCGCCAGAACCTCCTGTTCGCATTCGTTTACAACGGCATTGGGGTGCCGATTGCGGCAGGCGTGCTGTACCCATTCACTGGGTGGTTGTTGTCCCCGCTGATCGCGGCGCTGGCCATGAGTCTGAGCTCGGCCTCGGTGATTTTCAATGCTCTGCGTTTACGGCGCGGAAAAAAATGA
- a CDS encoding DUF2933 domain-containing protein, with amino-acid sequence MNHQHDGHESPPSFWSSRYAIGLVVIGGVAAYFLLTEHLAHVVGALPFLLLLACPLMHIFMHGGHGGHGGHGGHGQSKPDAKKTTESRNEGDSR; translated from the coding sequence ATGAACCATCAACACGACGGGCACGAGTCGCCCCCCAGCTTCTGGAGTTCTCGCTATGCCATCGGCCTCGTGGTGATAGGCGGCGTGGCGGCATATTTCCTGTTGACCGAACACCTCGCGCATGTCGTCGGGGCACTGCCTTTTCTCCTGCTCCTCGCCTGCCCGCTGATGCATATCTTCATGCACGGCGGACATGGCGGACATGGCGGACATGGCGGACATGGCCAGAGCAAGCCTGATGCCAAGAAAACTACCGAATCACGCAATGAAGGGGATTCACGATGA
- a CDS encoding methyltransferase family protein, with translation MNHTESAYGLWSLVIINSAIFIMFAFSFFKPATARDWRTFGAFAAFIVALFVEMYGFPLTIYLLSGWLQTKFPNLDLLSHTSGHLWSTLLGEKGDPHFGVLHIASYVFLGFGFYLLSTAWNVLYHAQRHQSLATAGPYARIRHPQYVAFVMILLGFLLQWPTLLTLVMFPVLLLMYGRLAITEENEMRRQFGAAYDTYAQRTPRFIPRIGKAQSTTDSVSKK, from the coding sequence ATGAACCATACCGAATCCGCTTATGGCCTGTGGTCGCTGGTCATCATCAATTCAGCGATCTTCATCATGTTTGCGTTCAGCTTTTTCAAGCCAGCGACGGCACGTGACTGGAGGACGTTTGGCGCATTTGCAGCCTTCATCGTTGCCTTGTTCGTGGAGATGTATGGCTTCCCGTTGACGATTTATCTGCTGTCGGGCTGGCTGCAAACCAAGTTCCCTAATCTGGATCTGCTCTCTCACACATCGGGTCACCTGTGGTCTACCCTCTTGGGCGAAAAGGGCGACCCGCATTTTGGCGTGCTGCACATCGCCAGCTACGTTTTTCTGGGCTTTGGTTTCTACCTGCTGTCCACCGCGTGGAATGTGCTGTACCACGCTCAGCGTCACCAGTCGCTCGCTACGGCAGGCCCCTACGCACGCATTCGCCATCCGCAGTACGTGGCTTTCGTGATGATTCTGCTGGGCTTCCTGCTGCAGTGGCCCACGTTGCTGACCTTGGTCATGTTCCCTGTCTTGCTCTTGATGTACGGGCGTCTGGCCATCACCGAAGAGAACGAAATGCGCAGGCAATTCGGTGCTGCGTACGACACCTACGCCCAGCGAACACCCCGGTTTATCCCTCGCATTGGCAAGGCCCAGTCGACGACTGACTCGGTGTCAAAAAAATGA
- a CDS encoding heavy-metal-associated domain-containing protein: MKTIDLQVEGMSCGSCVKHVTQALQPLPGVRGVEVDLPSGRVRVSGELAQGSAPLLRALTDAGYPAKLATDAAISTGTSQPKASGCHGGGTGGCGCR; the protein is encoded by the coding sequence ATGAAAACGATTGATCTGCAAGTTGAGGGCATGAGCTGTGGCTCATGCGTCAAGCACGTCACGCAGGCATTGCAGCCGCTGCCGGGGGTTCGCGGGGTAGAGGTCGATCTCCCGTCTGGCCGTGTCCGGGTGAGTGGGGAGCTGGCGCAGGGCAGCGCTCCTTTGCTGAGGGCCTTAACCGATGCGGGCTACCCCGCAAAGCTGGCCACAGATGCGGCCATTTCTACTGGAACCTCGCAGCCTAAAGCCTCGGGCTGCCACGGCGGCGGCACGGGAGGCTGTGGTTGCCGATAA